The segment TTTTCGAGCGCTGACTACTGTTATGTGCTGAGGGGCGGGGACCGCGCGCGGTCCCCGCCCTCTTCCTTTCACGCTTGGGCGGCGGTTATCTTGTTGCCCTTCCCCCTCGTCGCTCGAACGCCGCTCCTGGACGGACCTTCTGGCATACATGGAACCGAAGAAGGCGCTCGTTGCGGGCGTGCAGCGGGTGGAGAGGGTGCCGGGATGAGCGTGCCACCCGCCGGCGTCCCGCTCTTCCACCTTCCGCTGGAGGGGGACGACGAGGAGCTGGAGCTGCTGAAGCGCAAGATCGAGCGCGACCGGGGCTTCAACTGCCAGTTCTACAAGGACAAGTGCCTCCGCCGCCGCATCGCGGTACGGATGCGGGCGCGCGGGGAGCGCACCTTCGCGGAGTACGGGTCGCTGCTGGACCGCGACCCCGGGGAGTACGACCTGCTGCTGGACACGCTCACCATCAACGTCACCAAGTTCTTTCGCAACCTGGAGACGTGGACGGCGGTGGAGGAGCAGGTGGCGCCGCACCTCTTCGCCGGGCACGGGCCGGTGCGCGTGTGGAGCGCGGGGTCGGCCAGCGGCGAGGAGGCGTACACCGTCTCCATCCTCCTGCGCGAGTGGGCGGAGCGCAACGGGCGCACGGCCGACCTGGGGCGTCTGCGCATCACCGGAACCGACATCGACCGGCGCTCGCTGGAGGCG is part of the Longimicrobium sp. genome and harbors:
- a CDS encoding protein-glutamate O-methyltransferase CheR; translated protein: MSVPPAGVPLFHLPLEGDDEELELLKRKIERDRGFNCQFYKDKCLRRRIAVRMRARGERTFAEYGSLLDRDPGEYDLLLDTLTINVTKFFRNLETWTAVEEQVAPHLFAGHGPVRVWSAGSASGEEAYTVSILLREWAERNGRTADLGRLRITGTDIDRRSLEAAERGVYPDLSLAETPEEVRRRWFSAGPPYHIDAAAKQGVRFVHRDLISGPPEEEQSLIFCRNVVIYFDREIQERLFKRFHDALVPGGFLVMGKVETLIGEARTLFRSVNNRERIFQRPA